One region of Trichoderma breve strain T069 chromosome 7 map unlocalized scaffold00007, whole genome shotgun sequence genomic DNA includes:
- a CDS encoding iron-containing alcohol dehydrogenase domain-containing protein — MDQSTTAQQRPERTLHVVIDEVDELDFAQNYNLRPEPFGKNREPTVIYNTSFLAAVDKHIVSLQRASRIYVICSGSLSRHTKYLEQLTNTLGERCIGVRTGMKSHTKWSEIVEIAREVKTLQADMIITLGGGSLTDGAKIVAFAVANEAMDIDSLRTLTRDYQETTTVKCESPAIPIVAIPTTLSGAEYSPSAGGTDDVSCHKASFLCRAPSLVFLDPKLSVKVPLSSWLSSGIRAVDHCVETMCNPSSPPKNLKDAAKGLTLLVRGLYRSKSDENDLEARLLCQIGGVYAMRAIKGVTLGASHGIGHQLGPFGVGHGNTSCVLLPAVCLYNLPVNRDEQEVVKETLFSNLQIRAILHSRGLSTADTLGGILDALLRDLEMPRSLHDVGFQEENLHKLVANCLKDKWCRGNPRPLTTAEQVLDLLQAVL, encoded by the exons ATGGATCAAAGTACTACAGCTCAG CAGCGACCTGAAAGGACTTTGCACGTTGTTattgatgaggttgatgagctAGATTTTGCCCAAAACTACAATCTTCGGCCAGAACCTTTTGGCAAGAACCGCGAACCAACAGTTATTTACAACACCTCATTCCTAGCTGCAGTTGACAAACACATAGTTAGCTTGCAACGAGCATCGCGCATATATGTCATTTGCTCAGGCTCATTGTCCAGGCATACCAAGTATCTCGAACAACTTACAAACACCCTAGGCGAGAGATGCATTGGAGTCCGCACCGGAATGAAATCTCATACCAAGTGGTCAGAAATTGTCGAGATAGCAAGAGAGGTAAAGACACTTCAGGCGGATATGATCATAACgcttggtggtggtagcTTGACCGACGGCGCAAAAATTGTCGCTTTT GCAGTTGCTAATGAAGCAATGGATATTGATTCTCTGCGGACTCTTACCCGAGACTATCAGGAAACGACAACGGTAAAATGTGAATCGCCAGCGATTCCGATTGTGGCTATTCCCACCACTCTGTCTGGCGCCGAATATAGTCCGTCCGCTGGAGGAACAGATGACGTCTCTTGCCATAAGGCAAGCTTCCTATGCAGGGCTCCTTCGCTCGTATTTCTCGACCCAAAGCTATCCGTCAAGGTTCCACTGTCCTCCTGGCTAAGCAGTGGCATTCGTGCTGTCGACCACTGCGTGGAAACTATGTGCAACCCAAGTTCACCACCCAAGAATTTAAAGGATGCAGCAAAAGGTCTCACTTTGCTCGTGCGCGGCCTTTACCGATCAAAATCCGATGAAAATGACTTGGAGGCACGGCTCTTGTGTCAAATTGGGGGAGTATACGCAATGAGAGCAATCAAGGGTGTAACTCTTGGGGCCAGCCACGGGATTGGACACCAACTCGGGCCATTTGGTGTCGGCCACGGAAACACAAGCTGCGTCTTGCTCCCTGCTGTTTGCCTCTACAATCTCCCCGTTAATCGAGATGAGCAGGAGGTTGTGAAGGAAACGCTCTTTAGTAATCTCCAGATAAGAGCTATCCTTCATTCTCGTGGACTGAGCACCGCCGATACCTTAGGAGGGATTCTGGACGCATTATTGAGAGATTTAGAGATGCCAAGGAGTTTGCATGACGTCGGCtttcaagaagaaaatcTGCACAAATTGGTTGCAAACTGTTTGAAAGATAAGTGGTGTCGAGGCAATCCTCGGCCGCTCACCACTGCTGAGCAAgtccttgacctcctccAAGCAGTGTTGTAA
- a CDS encoding fumarylacetoacetate (FAA) hydrolase family domain-containing protein, with product MSWLPLQPTSLFSLANIPFGIFSTPNNSTCRPGIAIGDYVLDPQSFANGGGFCASVDIQQHVAVFSAKTLNPFAILGRKFQRTVREYLQSILSIDTKNPEILRDNFVLRKDAIISLFDVQMHRPLDIGDYTDFYAGIHHASNVGKILRGPANALQPNYTHMPIAYHGRASSVVISGTAIRRPWGQIVPNLKAETKVPILGPSEKLDFELELGLFICQENTMGEPISISEAEKYVFGYVLINDWSARDLQSWEYVPLGPFGAKNFGTSISAWVVLADAIETTKGSGIQNSSQLLPYLSENSLNSIPQIELEVEITTAKGHSTTITRTNSKNLLWSWPQIIAHHTITGCNLRPGDLLGSGTISGAEPGPEGSMMEQTQNGKVPIQLDGGEERTVLLDGDTITLRGWAG from the exons ATGTCGTGGCTACCACTTCAGCCTACAAGCCTGTTCTCTTTGGCCAACATACCATTTGGCATTTTCTCAACTCCAAACAACAGTACTTGTCGCCCAGGTATTGCTATCGGTGACTATGTCCTGGATCCTCAATCGTTTGCTAATGGCGGTGGCTTCTGTGCATCTGTTGATATTCAGCAACATGTCGCCGTGTTCTCCGCCAAGACATTGAATCCTTTTGCCATTCTGGGCCGCAAGTTCCAACGAACCGTTCGAGAATATCTGCAGTCCATTCTTAGTATCGACACCAAGAACCCCGAAATCCTAAGAGATAACTTTGTGCTTAGGAAGGATGCAATTATTTCCTTGTTCGATGTGCAAATGCACAGACCTCTGGATATCGGGGACTACACAGATTTCTATGCTGGAATACACCATGCCTCCAATGTAGGAAAGATTCTCCGCGGGCCGGCCAACGCGCTACAGCCCAATTATACCCATATGCCGATTGCTTATCACGGTCGAGCAAGCAGTGTAGTAATATCTGGAACAGCGATCCGTCGCCCATGGGGTCAGATTGTGCCCAATCTCAAGGCAGAGACAAAAGTCCCTATCCTGGGACCAAGCGAGAAGCTGGACTTTGAACTTGAACTAGGCTTGTTTATCTGCCAGGAAAACACGATGGGCGAGCCAATTTCTATATCTGAAGCTGAAAAATATGTGTTTGGCTATGTTCTTATAAATGACTGGAGCGCGAGAGATCTCCAGTCTTGGGAATACGTCCCTCTCGGACCATTCGGTGCCAAGAACTTTGGAACGAGTATCAGCGCATGGGTAGTTCTGGCCGATGCAATCGAGACTACTAAGGGCTCTGGTATTCAAAATAGCAGTCAACTTCTGCCTTATCTTTCTGAGAATAGTCTAAACAGCATCCCACAGATTGAACTTGAAGTTGAAATTACCA CTGCGAAAGGACACTCAACGACGATAACGCGAACCAACTCAAAGAACCTTTTGTGGTCTTGGCCCCAAATTATTGCACACCACACCATCACCGGCTGTAACTTGCGACCGGGAGACCTGCTTGGTTCTGGTACAATCTCCGGTGCGGAGCCAGGTCCAGAAGGCAGTATGATGGAGCAAACGCAAAATGGCAAAGTCCCTATTCAGCTTGATGGGGGGGAAGAGCGCACTGTTCTCTTGGACGGTGATACGATAACCTTACGTGGGTGGGCAGGATGA
- a CDS encoding homogentisate 1,2-dioxygenase domain-containing protein, whose amino-acid sequence MTGSVTQFRETIPCAYSVSAFLAEKYDYLHGFGSYHESEAVKGALPVGATSPQKPAYGLYAEKFSGTAFTAPRGENLQSWLYRILPSAAHKPFEPIKRLSNTSFSQPLHHIPNQLRWDPFNTNVNADWTDSLHLICSAGNPCMKQGLGILIYAAGKSMETNEAFSSADGDFLIVPQQGVLDIQTELGRLLVRPREICVIPRGTRYRVSLPDGSVRGYILELYQGHFQLPELGPIGSQGLANSRDFQIPVADYTADAETEWHHITKFNGEFFTAKHNHTPFDVVAWHGTYYPYKYDLGRYNTIGTVSYDHPDPSIFTVLTAPSDHQGTAIADFVIFPPRWLVAEDTFRPPEFHRNTMSEFMGLIDGIYDGKERGFSPAGASLHNIMSGHGPDAEVHEKASNEDLKPVKVGDGSMAFMFESCFMMGVTDWGLHECKKVQPDYSDNAWGALKSSFDLAVDRKTEERLVY is encoded by the exons ATGACCGGTTCCGTGACCCAATTCCGTGAGACCATTCCGTGTGCGTATTCCGTGAGTGCATTCC TTGCCGAGAAGTATGACTACTTGCACGGATTTGGCTCGTATCATGA ATCTGAAGCTGTAAAGGGTGCTCTTCCTGTAGGCGCAACGTCACCGCAAAAGCCTGCGTACGGCCTTTATGCAGAAAAGTTTTCCGGCACCGCATTCACAGCGCCGCGCGGAGAGAATCTACAGTCCTGGCTGTATCGCATTCTCCCCAGCGCCGCCCACAAGCCGTTCGAGCCGATAAAACGACTTAGTAACACCTCATTCAGTCAGCCGTTGCATCATATTCCCAACCAGCTTCGCTGGGACCCATTCAACACCAACGTCAATGCTGATTGGACTGATTCCCTGCACTTGATTTGCTCTGCCGGCAACCCTTGCATGAAACAGGGTCTGGGTATCTTGATATATGCAGCGGGAAAGTCAATGGAAACAAACGAAGCCTTCTCATCCGCAGATGGAGATTTTCTTATAGTTCCTCAACAAGGAGTTCTTGACATCCAGACAGAGCTCGGGCGTCTTCTTGTGCGTCCAAGGGAGATTTGTGTAATACCAAGGGGGACTCGCTATAGGGTGTCGCTCCCCGATGGCTCGGTTCGGGGGTATATCCTCGAGCTTTACCAAGGACATTTCCAACTTCCTGAGCTAGGGCCAATTGGTTCTCAAGGCCTTGCTAATTCTCGAGACTTCCAAATTCCGGTTGCCGATTATACTGCCGACGCAGAAACCGAATGGCACCACATTACCAAATTCAATGGCGAATTCTTTACGGCAAAACACAACCATACGCCATTTGACGTAGTCGCATGGCATGGTACCTACTATCCCTATAAATATGATCTTGGCCGTTACAACACCATTGGCACGGTTTCATATGACCATCCCGACCCAAGTATCTTCACAGTACTCACAGCTCCATCTGATCACCAGGGAACGGCAATTGCCGACTTTGTAATCTTCCCGCCTCGATGGTTAGTGGCTGAAGATACATTTCGACCTCCTGAGTTTCACCGGAACACCATGTCGGAGTTCATGGGACTTATTGACGGAATCTACGATGGTAAGGAGCGAGGTTTTAGTCCCGCAGGCGCGAGCCTGCATAACATTATGAGCGGCCATGGACCGGACGCAGAGGTCCATGAAAAAGCATCTAATGAGGACTTGAAACCTGTCAAGGTTGGAGACGGCAGTATGGCATTCATGTTTGAGAGCTGCTTCATGATGGGTGTAACAGACTGGGGTCTTCATGAGTGCAAAAAGGTTCAACCAGATTATTCAGACAATGCATGGGGCGCTCTAAAGTCATCATTTGATCTTGCGGTAGATCGAAAGACCGAAGAAAGATTAGTTTACTGA